From the Engraulis encrasicolus isolate BLACKSEA-1 chromosome 18, IST_EnEncr_1.0, whole genome shotgun sequence genome, the window ccaggccttcttgaCCAACATCAGTGAGTGACCTCACCAATGCCTTTTTGgaagaatggtaaaaaaaaagatcTTTAAACTCACTCTGTAATCTGTATTAGCTTGAAACAGTGAATcaatatcatattgaaccctatgggctaggaatgggatggcagctaagttcatatgtgagtcaaagcaagtgagtgaatacttttggtaatatggTACAAGTACTCTCCGGTCATAATGTAGTGTGTTAGACTGATGGTGGAGGAAGGGCTACTGTTAAAGCCACTGTCATGTTTGTATCATATTGGGCCCAGGATTTTGACTGTGGAAATGGAGGTCCTTGCTACTACCACAGGCAGTTATTGATTTTATTATTAGTACACAGTTTTTGGTCTAACACAGAAGGTCTTACATTCATAATGCTTTAaagcaggcgtcaccaacgtggtgcccacgggcgccaggtagccctccaggggcttctgaggtgcccaccaaggatgttacgacgacaagattttagtcacagttaatgtttttcttcatttaaatatgagatttttcctttataacctataaaggatacttctttataacctatcagcaaataataattcaatcatagtgtgatttgagaacaaTGTCAAGACATTGGTAGAGGATTCTGAACAACAAGTAGCCCGGGGGTAGTCATCAGTAGCCAGGggatagcccttggtagccctctgacccagaaaggttggggacccctgctttaaagaGAATGCATCAAGAGAGGATATTATAAAATAGATATTTTATGATCTTCTAAAAAGCATGAACACATGAACAAAGGACTACTGTATGTGAAACTTCTGACTTGGGTTTTCTAACGTTTGATTTCAGTAATGCTTATGTGAGAAAACATTGTCACCTAGTGGACAATATATTAAAGCGCAAGACAGTAGAACACACATTTGTAGCCATGATGTCTGTTACATCTCCATCTCCCACATGCACAAGCAAAGTCCATGAAGGGACttttgtaggcctactccatGTTCATATTTTAATTGGGCTTTGCCTCCCTACCCATAACCACCCAATTCTTCACTGCACTTCCCAACACAATAGGCccaccttaacccattgatgcctaaaacacctgcaaaaaagggtgctgaatgaaACCATTTTTGGGAAAGGtactgtcagcctataaaaacctaagtaTCTCAGCATCTGAAAAACGTAGAAACAAgacattcattttatttaaaagctaagactctcctctttgattaAAACATGTCCATTCTGttttaacataccaacatttttaattaaaacaaatctgaaatctcatgagcttgaatgttgcatcatgtacagtaggctagctCCAGGTGCTAGGGTGAATGTTATgctacgcaacatccagcatcaatgggttaatccagGGGTGTCAAATTCTAAATCACAGTGGGCCGAAATcacgaaaaaaaacaatattcctTCAAAAATGACCAATAGGCAAATAGGCCCATTCCCATcatacataataggcctacttaaaatatGCCTGCAGTAGGGCTACAACATTTTGATATGTGCTGTATGCTATGTAGCAGAAGtactttttcactcaccggccactgtggctagcggTTGTTCCGAATCAACCACTAGCCCGAGTAGCCATTCAGTTATTCTACTAGCTACAAATGTGATGTTGCTTTTTCGAATCACggtactgtacatctaacctcagaagatgattggcttaagcaagaagatgagtgcataccTCTCTACAtggaaacaaataaaataaaaaaaacaataaaaaatatttctagtagccacagccaagttttaccagcgtttggccggttggcaggtgcagtCAAGTCCTAACGAGTGGAGGATTTGACTACTGAGGCACTTGTAAGCTGCTACGCTTTCCTGGGCCCCCTCATTTCCCCTGACAGCGCAACCTACACCGTTTATTGCACCTCTAcattgcccgtgtgtgtgtgtgcgtgcgtgtgtgagagagagagcacgcgtgagagagagcgacacagagagagattttAAAATACTTTTTAATAATTCCCTACGTTAGTGAAGGCTTAGCGTGATCTCTAACTGCTGAATTCTATTGGCTCATAAAGATGTCATTGGGTCAAGCAGTTTTGTCTGCATTGACCCTTATCCACCCaactatataggctacagtagtatATTTACCACCAAAGCTTTGATGAGTTTTTAATCAGATCTGTTTGGCTTGACTATCTTCACTCAGAGCACACAGTCATGACCACAAACCGCAGCGAAACATGAATACGCAGCAAAGTGCAGGTCTGGCAGGAAATGTAGTTGCAGTGTTTTTCCCTTCTGTGTTAGCTGATCAACACTCCAACATACTGTTTaccgataggcctacattaacccCTAACCCCTAACAAGTCCCCATTAAGTCAAGATGGAAATAGTCGTCCACGCACAACCCCAGGCTTTTTTTAATGATacttgatttttttgtatctttaaagtATCTACTTTAGTCCCCATTAAGTCAAGATGGAAATATGGGTCCACGTTCAACCCcaggcttttttatttttatttttattatttattttttatttttgtatcttTAAAGTATCTACTTTCAGAATCTGACAGCTAGAAAGTTGAAAAATGATGTCCTATGGTCTttgtttttaaccctttaatgcacctGACTGAAACCTGAACAGCAGCAAGAAGCAAGAAGAAAGtcaagactcttctctttcgtgagtgactatctactacaccaaTCATTCAGCTGCTCCAGTCCTGGGCCAGACTCAATGgcataatgtgtatgtgtgggtactCCACTTAACACTGTGCTAAATaatgttactggaaaaaaaactaactaaccctacttagcatctgggcttgttgttctgtaggcctatatttccttgcctgattatcatagacgttcaaatctctagttgcaacggcgaaggtgttgcgtcaccaggagggcgcagcctggctatatATTTCCTGCACTTCATATCTGCTAGTTATGTTGGCTATATGATTATgctctcgattgtaagtcgcttcggttaaaaacagtgtctgccaaatgcaatgtaatgtaatgtgatgtaatgaacAATTAAAAAATGGTACTCAACAGGGAATAATAGgtcacatacagagacaaataaaCACAGAAGATGAATAAGAACCAAAGTGCTGATCTGATAGGAAATGTGGTTGCATTGCCTTTCCCCACTCCATTTGCCGATCAACAACACTATGCTGTTTACCAATGTTTATAGTGGCACATGACACACCCCATACCCCATGCGGATCCTATCGTCACCAAATGCAAGTAATGACCAAATTGACATACAAGTTTTTCCCTTGTCTGTTTGTTGGTCAACACTACTGTGTGCTGCTGTTTACAGCACTACAACATTAACCCTTAACATACAGATCACAGTTGCAAACGCTATGTAATGCAactaatgaccaagttgtaatgtgtcACTAAAGACCTTCTGTATAGTATTGCTATAGTAAAAACGAGGGGTAATGTTGTAGAATTTTCTCCTAGAAAACAAATAATTTCACAGGTGGAAGGATGTGCACTCAGAAAGGCAGTACAGCTAGAGGAAGAATAGAACAAAAGGCTTTTCGAGTAAACAGactctgaaacaaaagtaatGCATGcaaactttatttaaaaaaggaagATCCCACTAGACTAGAGGATCAAAATGTTGCCATTTATTAAACaattaagtatatttttaaaGCTTATTTCCAGTGTGcagacctctgtctctctcacactgtctgctACACTCGTCTGGCAACCGGATTGCAttgtttgtggatgtgcgcaccccccCCAACTTTCAAACAAATTATTATTTACAGTCTCCTCACAATGGCCTTTTACAGGAACAGAATTGCTACAGAATTGTTTTGCAAAAACAGTAAAAATgttttgttgaattaacactgcattcttACACCGTGAAAGCTCCCAAATTGCATGCTGATTTCATCAACTACTGTATGTCGGTTCATGAGGCACAGTGTACTCAGATACAGTACatctcagaaaaaaaaagaaatacacattaaaatacagagtcaattcaacacttagagagcggattgaacatcttctagagtgcatttggtcccagagtgctcttGAAGTGTTGAATTCAGGCTGCATTTTTATTGTGTAAGAGGCAGTTGAGCAGTTGTTCAGTACATTCGCGTGTATATTATGCGTATGTATAGGTCAGTGGTTCAGAATTAACGAGCCGGAGCCGGGTCCGGGGTGCCAAACAGGTTGTCCACCTTCTCAATGATGGCCTGCACCTTCTTGTCTTCCGGGTTGGCACATATCTTCTTGTCCGTCACAGTGGTGAAGCTTTTAGTGAAAAAGAAAGGGTGTGAAGATAAAGACAGACCTTATTTACTTGTACTTACCCACTTCATTCTGGGGTTTTTTGTACCCAAGACCTTAATTAAGCTACTCTTATGTTGACGTTTATGTAAAGCTttgttatttttggaaattcaaaatggcggactatggagtcAGGGTTTGACATATTATGATTGCAATGATAAACAACTCACATCATCCCCTTTGTTGGGCAGCTGGCAATGGTCTCCTGATAGCCTTTAATCCTGCTGGCAGGAATGGGCTTGGTATAAAACTCGAAACAGCAATTATCTGGGCCTGCAGTACCTGAAATAGACAGAGAACAGAATTTAGAATGGGGCGGGGAAAagacaacatgcatgcatgcccagGACCGAATTGACGCACAGACTAGATATCGCTACAGCCTAATAGGGACACTCACCTACCAGTTGGGGCCACACTTGGTCCGTTGAGGGAAAAAATTATATAACCGGAAAAATGTACCAAGATGTGGTATTGATCGCTCAGTCTGTTGTGTCAGGTACAGTTTTACATCTTATTAATAGCCCTTGTGGGTGGAGATCACAACATCATCAATGTAATTTGCTCTctggggggcctacagcaacctgtggcctttatgggccctgggccatcttaatgTGGCATTGTAAATGCATAGTAATGGAAGTGAGGACTTGATACAGAAactcttattcacacacacacacgcacgcatgcacacacgcacacacacacacagacacacacacacacacacacacacacacacacacacttactccctTATGCTGTCTCGGTCCTcactgtctgtctcacacactcgCAAATGCACAAACTGAAACCTTGAACATGCGTCTAACGAACCCATTCTGAATAATAACAATAGGGAGTACTCACTGCTTTCTCCCTGAGAGCAGAGAGCCAAGACCAGGACAGCaacagccacagcacagcagagcttcATCTTCAACTCTTCAGATGTCTTCAGATGTAGTAGAGATGAGTATAGGGTCTTGTCACAGAAAGTGATTGCTTATatcagaggagaggggtgagtaGGACAGCCCCTTTCCACTTTACACAGAAAATTAGAACTTCCTGTCCATAGCTGATTTCTACGAAAGATttgaaaacctctctctctctctctctctctctctctctctctctctctctccctctcctatgaCGTGTTGATGGTGGTACAGTTTGTGAGCATCCTTCATTAACTGTCATATTATTTGCCATTTTATCTGAAAAGTTTACCCTGTAGGCCTTCATCCATTTACTAAGACCAATTCACACATTCCCATGTTTCACACAGTAAATAAATTGCACTTCAAGTATTATATTGGTGGAAGAGAAGTGTCAAGATAAGCTTTATAATGAGATCTACTCAACcaaagtaaacaactgggtgctcattccgtaATATTATTctatttgaaataaaaaag encodes:
- the LOC134468656 gene encoding C-C motif chemokine 4 homolog; its protein translation is MKLCCAVAVAVLVLALCSQGESSTAGPDNCCFEFYTKPIPASRIKGYQETIASCPTKGMIFTTVTDKKICANPEDKKVQAIIEKVDNLFGTPDPAPAR